In a genomic window of Sarcophilus harrisii chromosome 4, mSarHar1.11, whole genome shotgun sequence:
- the HBS1L gene encoding HBS1-like protein isoform X2 encodes MARHRNVRGYNYDEDFEDDDLYGQSVEDDYCISPSTAAQFIYSRHDKPSSFVEPVEEYDYEDTKEPTNSISNHQLSGIDQARLYSCLDHMREVLGDDVPDQTMIEAVLQSKFDVEKALAMVLEQDKKQTKSEEAISMGKATKGVLFCSSEVSTDNVQCFFPSSVNHSGCSSNPFEFCDSVPKDGLSCNSSNILSHRLLHKKKKLDRPHSDKKLESCKSSKELSLADLINDMPHDSFYESLNSQPKVKFSSRSDLENMISDSVDGKLLGADSSVSPSLDISEYKGGPDLKALMQTKRSDSSLSIENNLLPIVENIPVQNNMESINSFYLTNTLENMTLDNNVSHLQNKKAELSGTVLSAQQCSKKHNLEKDRVQFSKCESPSLTELFQEHKENNPSQYFSLSDLCNQSSASFTDKSLGSTPLSQITQYQSSTGIPELTGSLSSLAFSKASPTRDLENLSLSDLIAESINEVDKSQIKKDPSMLDLPEIKSSAVDSNIDLSVLIKTPEIFPKPIENQSNILISGAKVPSSKLVKNSSFSKENKKSKKGYITRKPAFSLSWTKALAARPSAFASTLCLRYPPKTCKRHTFDLYKTFLYSRQVQEVKDKEIGPLKVITPFDFKSASPDDIVKANQKKAFTRE; translated from the exons CTGCTCAGTTTATTTACTCAAGACATGACAAACCATCATCATTTGTTGAGCCAGTAGAAGAATATGACTATGAAGATACAAAAGAACCTACTAACTCTATTTCTAATCATCAGCTTAGTGGAATTGATCAAG CTCGTCTTTACTCATGCCTTGATCACATGAGAGAGGTGCTTGGAGATGATGTCCCAGATCAAACAATGATTGAAGCAGTGTTGCAAAGTAAATTTGATGTGGAAAAGGCTTTAGCTATGGTGCTTGAGCAAGATAAAAAGCAGACCAAGAGTGAGGAAGCTATCTCCATGGGAAAGGCAACAAAAG GAGTCTTATTTTGTTCATCTGAAGTATCAACTGATAATGTTCaatgcttttttccttcatcCGTAAACCACTCAGGGTGCAGTAGTAACCCTTTTGAGTTTTGTGACTCAGTACCTAAAGATGGATTATCTTGTAATTCTTCAAATATCTTGAGTCACCGTTTActacataaaaaaaagaaacttgacaGGCCTCACAGTGATAAGAAACTAGAATCATGTAAGTCATCAAAAGAGCTGTCATTAGCTGACCTAATTAATGATATGCCACATGATTCATTTTATGAATCTCTTAACAGTCAGCCAAAAGTTAAATTTTCATCTAGAAGTGACCTTGAAAATATGATTTCAGATAGTGTAGATGGTAAATTATTGGGAGCTGATTCATCTGTGTCTCCTTCCTTGGATATTTCTGAGTATAAGGGAGGACCAGATTTGAAAGCATTAATGCAGACAAAAAGATCGGATAGTTCTTTGtctattgaaaataatttactacCCATTGTTGAAAACATTCCAGTACAGAACAACATGGAAAGTATTAATTCTTTTTACTTAACTAACACATTAGAAAACATGACCCTTGATAACAATGTAAGTCACCTTCAGAATAAAAAGGCAGAATTATCTGGAACTGTTCTTTCAGCTCAGCAGTGTTCCAAGAAACATAATTTAGAAAAAGATAGGGTACAGTTTTCCAAATGTGAAAGTCCATCTCTCACAGAACTATTTcaagaacacaaagaaaataatccaagccagtatttttctttatctgatcTTTGTAACCAGTCTTCTgccagttttacagataagagtTTGGGATCTACACCATTGTCACAAATAACTCAGTATCAGTCTTCGACTGGAATACCCGAATTAACAGGATCTCTGTCATCTTTGGCATTTTCTAAAGCTTCTCCTACTAGAGATCTTGAAAATTTGTCTCTTTCTGATTTAATTGCAGAATCTATTAATGAAGTAGATAaatctcaaattaaaaaagatCCTTCTATGTTAGATTTACCTGAAATAAAGTCTTCTGCAGTAGATTCAAATATTGATCTAAGTGTCCTTATAAAAACCCCAGAGATCTTTCCAAAACCTATAGAAAACCAATCAAATATCTTAATATCAGGAGCTAAAGTTCCAAGTTCTAAGCTAGTGAAAAATTCTAGTTTCtccaaagagaataagaaaagcaagaaaggcTATATTACTAGAAAACcagctttttctctttcttggacAAAGGCCCTTGCTGCTAGACCATCAGCTTTTGCTTCAACACTGTGTCTTCGATATCCACCGAAAACCTGCAAGAGACACACCTTTGACCTCTATAAGACTTTTCTTTACAGTAGACAAGTTCAAGAAGTAAAGGACAAAGAAATAGGTCCTCTCAAAGTAATAACACCATTTGACTTCAAATCCGCATCCCCTGATGATATTGTGAAGGCTAATCAAAAGAAAGCTTTTACTAGAGAATAG